A single window of Vibrio sp. SCSIO 43137 DNA harbors:
- a CDS encoding AMP-dependent synthetase/ligase: MAKLDFHIVKKIREQVARRGENTALRHKVAGVWKNISWTQFGKKLDELSLALLAQGIEAQDKIGIYSDNMPRWSIADIAALQIRAITVPIYATNTADQSAYILQNADVKVLFVGEQTQYDAAVSIFDQCDDLQVIVAMSDDIDLKGFEAGILWKDFVAKGTQDHQAKLEQRLEQANYEDLFTLIYTSGTTGQPKGVMLDYRNMAAQLEGHDERLGLSEEDVSLCFLPLSHVFERAWSFYVIYRGATNCYLQDTMQVREALADIKPTVMCAVPRFYEKIFAAIHEKVSRAPFHRKLVFTWSVNMGAKLAACKQEGRKPSMMLQKSYKLADKLVLAKLRELLGGNINFMPCGGAKLDPTIGRFFHAIGINVKLGYGMTETTATVSCWDDSVFAPDSIGMTMPGAQVKIGNNNEILVRGPMVMRGYYKMPEETAKTFDEHGFLKTGDAGEFDNDGNLYITDRIKELMKTSGGKYIAPQHIEGTIGKDHFIEQIAVIADTRKFVSALIVPSFESLEEYAKELNIKYHDRLELIKHSHIVEMLEKRVAELQKDLAKFEQVKKITILPKAFSMDKGELTPTQKLRRKVIHERYVDEIEEMYADKPAGKK, translated from the coding sequence ATGGCCAAGTTAGATTTTCACATTGTAAAAAAAATTAGAGAACAGGTTGCCAGACGGGGTGAGAACACGGCTCTTCGTCATAAAGTCGCTGGTGTATGGAAGAACATCAGCTGGACGCAATTTGGTAAAAAGCTGGACGAATTGTCTCTGGCTTTATTGGCGCAAGGAATCGAAGCACAAGATAAAATCGGTATCTATTCGGACAATATGCCGCGGTGGTCTATTGCTGATATCGCTGCTCTGCAGATAAGAGCAATAACGGTGCCGATTTATGCGACAAATACAGCGGACCAATCAGCTTATATTTTGCAAAATGCTGACGTTAAGGTGCTGTTTGTCGGTGAGCAGACTCAATATGATGCCGCCGTCAGCATATTTGACCAATGTGATGATCTGCAAGTTATCGTTGCTATGTCTGATGATATCGATCTGAAAGGCTTTGAAGCTGGTATTTTATGGAAAGATTTTGTCGCGAAAGGGACTCAGGATCATCAGGCCAAGCTTGAACAGCGTCTTGAACAAGCCAACTATGAAGATCTGTTTACCCTGATCTATACATCGGGAACCACCGGGCAGCCTAAAGGGGTAATGCTGGATTACCGCAATATGGCAGCACAATTAGAAGGCCATGATGAAAGACTTGGTTTAAGTGAAGAAGATGTCTCTCTCTGCTTCCTGCCTCTGTCGCATGTGTTTGAGCGTGCCTGGTCATTTTACGTAATCTATAGAGGCGCAACTAACTGTTATCTGCAGGATACTATGCAGGTCAGAGAAGCACTGGCTGACATTAAGCCCACGGTTATGTGTGCCGTTCCCCGTTTTTACGAGAAGATCTTTGCCGCTATTCATGAAAAAGTGTCCCGTGCACCGTTCCACCGTAAGCTGGTGTTTACCTGGTCAGTTAACATGGGGGCGAAACTTGCTGCCTGTAAGCAAGAGGGGCGTAAGCCTTCTATGATGCTTCAAAAGAGCTATAAGCTGGCGGACAAACTGGTACTGGCTAAACTACGTGAGTTACTGGGTGGAAACATTAATTTTATGCCGTGTGGTGGTGCAAAGCTTGACCCGACCATAGGGCGCTTTTTCCATGCTATCGGTATTAATGTCAAACTTGGTTACGGTATGACGGAGACGACTGCTACGGTCTCTTGCTGGGATGACAGTGTCTTTGCCCCTGACTCTATCGGTATGACTATGCCGGGCGCACAAGTGAAAATTGGTAATAACAATGAGATCCTTGTTCGTGGTCCTATGGTTATGCGTGGCTATTACAAAATGCCGGAAGAGACAGCCAAGACCTTTGATGAGCATGGCTTCCTGAAAACTGGTGATGCCGGCGAGTTTGATAACGACGGTAATCTGTATATTACTGACCGTATCAAAGAGCTGATGAAAACTTCTGGTGGTAAATATATTGCACCTCAGCATATAGAAGGCACCATTGGTAAAGACCACTTTATAGAGCAGATTGCCGTTATTGCCGATACGCGCAAATTTGTGTCTGCCCTGATTGTTCCTAGTTTCGAATCTCTGGAAGAGTATGCTAAAGAGCTGAACATCAAGTATCACGACCGTCTCGAGCTGATTAAACATAGCCATATCGTTGAAATGCTAGAGAAAAGAGTTGCTGAGTTGCAGAAAGATCTGGCTAAGTTTGAGCAGGTGAAAAAGATCACCATTCTTCCTAAAGCCTTCTCTATGGATAAAGGCGAACTGACGCCGACTCAGAAACTACGCCGCAAGGTGATCCATGAACGCTATGTGGATGAGATTGAAGAGATGTACGCAGATAAGCCTGCTGGCAAAAAATAA
- the leuO gene encoding transcriptional regulator LeuO, which translates to MINKNEVSAMAGSYRMESTLRGVDLNLLTVFDAVMQEQNITRAAHNLGMSQPAVSNAVARLKVMFNDELFIRQGRGIQPTQRARQLFNPIRQALQLVRNELPCSVFSPESSTRTYRLTVCSPCDVRFAPKILSGIADIAPSVQLHMDAECDSRLSDKLRYQEVDFVIDYDRFDEPGFSSTELFSDELAVVASKSHPRIGNTISEGELLSEKHAKLSKKNGLSHYAEQAYKDVDCVAAYKGTSLSNVLYVVSQSELITIAPRWLVESMADRNQIKVLELPVKQKAIKGYLSWHDSSEKDKGHVWMRDQLMVICGEIVAAC; encoded by the coding sequence ATGATTAATAAAAATGAAGTCAGTGCTATGGCTGGTAGCTATCGAATGGAGTCAACACTGCGTGGAGTAGATTTAAACCTGTTGACGGTTTTTGATGCTGTAATGCAGGAGCAGAATATTACCCGTGCAGCTCATAATCTTGGTATGTCACAGCCGGCGGTCAGTAATGCCGTTGCAAGACTCAAAGTGATGTTTAACGATGAACTATTTATCCGTCAGGGGCGGGGGATTCAACCTACTCAGCGCGCCAGACAACTGTTCAACCCGATACGTCAGGCTCTGCAACTGGTTCGTAATGAGCTTCCTTGTTCAGTCTTTTCCCCTGAGAGCTCAACCCGGACTTACCGACTGACAGTCTGTAGCCCATGTGATGTGCGTTTTGCACCTAAGATCTTGTCCGGTATCGCTGATATTGCACCAAGCGTTCAATTACATATGGATGCAGAATGTGATAGCCGTCTTTCAGATAAGCTACGTTATCAGGAAGTGGATTTCGTTATTGATTACGACCGGTTTGATGAACCCGGATTTTCAAGTACCGAACTTTTTAGTGATGAACTTGCGGTTGTGGCATCGAAATCTCATCCAAGAATTGGCAATACTATTTCAGAAGGTGAGTTGCTCAGTGAGAAACATGCCAAATTGTCCAAGAAAAACGGCTTAAGCCACTATGCTGAGCAAGCCTATAAAGACGTCGACTGTGTCGCTGCTTATAAAGGCACCAGCCTGAGTAATGTTCTTTATGTGGTCAGCCAGTCTGAGTTGATTACTATTGCTCCCCGCTGGCTGGTAGAAAGTATGGCTGATCGCAATCAGATTAAAGTACTTGAGTTACCGGTGAAACAGAAAGCGATAAAAGGGTATCTGAGCTGGCATGATTCAAGTGAAAAAGACAAAGGTCATGTCTGGATGAGGGACCAGCTTATGGTTATCTGTGGTGAAATTGTGGCAGCCTGCTAA